In Sphingobacterium sp. lm-10, one DNA window encodes the following:
- a CDS encoding helix-turn-helix domain-containing protein, translating to MSNISSNLKYLRKKKGLTQQQFADALTIKRASVGAYEEDRAEPKYELLKKIADFFELTMDELIDQVIDEKWRPAARGHASNLRVLSITVDQDQNENIELVPVKASAGYMNGYGDPEYVRELPRFSLPMFNQGTYRAFEIKGDSMLPLPTGSIIIAEYVENWSDIKVGQTYVIVSKSDGIVYKRIGQKFKEDKGLRLVSDNKSYEPYWVESADVLEVWKAKAFISMELPEPNPEPSLEALSSMMAQMQKTINAVADKK from the coding sequence ATGTCTAATATATCTTCTAATCTAAAATACCTCCGCAAGAAGAAAGGCCTTACTCAGCAGCAGTTTGCCGATGCATTAACGATCAAAAGAGCTTCAGTAGGAGCATATGAGGAAGATCGCGCAGAGCCTAAGTATGAATTGCTAAAAAAAATAGCCGACTTCTTTGAGCTTACGATGGATGAATTAATTGATCAGGTCATTGACGAGAAGTGGAGGCCTGCCGCACGTGGCCATGCTTCCAATTTACGTGTTCTGAGCATCACGGTAGATCAGGATCAGAACGAAAATATAGAACTGGTTCCGGTAAAAGCAAGCGCGGGATACATGAATGGGTACGGCGATCCGGAATATGTACGGGAGCTACCCCGATTTTCATTACCCATGTTCAATCAAGGCACCTATCGCGCATTTGAGATAAAGGGAGATTCCATGTTACCTTTACCAACAGGCAGCATTATTATTGCGGAATATGTAGAAAACTGGTCCGATATTAAAGTCGGGCAAACTTATGTAATCGTTTCTAAATCAGATGGGATTGTCTACAAACGGATCGGACAAAAGTTCAAAGAAGATAAGGGTTTGCGACTGGTGTCGGATAATAAGTCCTATGAACCGTATTGGGTAGAATCTGCAGACGTTTTAGAAGTCTGGAAAGCAAAAGCATTTATCAGTATGGAACTGCCAGAACCAAATCCAGAGCCTTCACTAGAAGCCTTAAGTTCTATGATGGCACAAATGCAGAAAACCATCAATGCCGTGGCAGATAAGAAATAG
- a CDS encoding TonB-dependent receptor translates to MSIRQLISGIYLLLLLLGLASQGQAQVRGKVLTGTVMDSLEIGLKGVNVFLQTDRDTLYTVTNNQGIYRFRGVVGTAAKLTYSMLGKERQSAFLTLYDHDPNPLILSPVVLLSGVSSIDPVHVLRTVPIVHKGDTTIFNMSGFSYLKQSLLEDVLRSSLPGFNVLRDGTTFYNGQVITSVQVDGKKFFGGDVLTATRNLPADYIKQIEVIDHYGDMAEVKGIKNTEPEKIINIILHEDRKKIMFGQATAGGGTNDRYLGSIGLNKFDRGQEVSIIGSANNTNTSLFTFGSPDGAGGRAPNLSDIGDYADQADGLNTINSFGVNFSDGIGERSTLTGSYAYTQRKNETTGNSLLRSTYSGYQITKADDFISTTDDRTHKINLEMNSRFKNNDLLKITPVVTLNRFVRSNERKTLLRNFRLRNDGDYKDSSTVYQPNYQLNTLYSKHFQHPKRKLVGDLQIGYNRLDKVEDVSERYVIFDTTSGRPMISRFNQAQLVNQYDGTKSVRAALSYVEPFYNHSLLEISHEYDLTNIEMSRRVRMPGEEDAPFIDSLGLRYEYLFTSNRTGLLYQYEPNKRFRANIGFAVQPLRLAGAVANDTLQYRYNNINLIPSTVIRYRFNDELDWQFTYNGRNNQPNFLHIAPIRDNTNSRLIVVGNPLLRAEFVNRLSTILRKSIMSKGQYLELNFAYNFTSNKIVASKTANSDETIQETTFTNTSGYYELKGYYAFNTPVFNDKFNLETSGNIDYFNNIVFVNTERSLTRQYLFAQNLQLRYSWDEYFESVFNANYFLNQANFELPIRQRIAAHSALFSLGGRGYVSNRFMLGAEMSQKFFRGYVQDITDVSPTIINTYLEYSFWKNKMALLRLECFDLLDQNKNVGVVTEYVGNDIFESRNNRLGRYFMLTLNMRLQRLPK, encoded by the coding sequence GTGTCTATTAGACAATTAATCTCTGGAATATACCTATTACTTCTTTTGTTAGGCCTTGCTAGCCAGGGCCAAGCACAAGTGCGCGGTAAAGTATTGACCGGAACGGTCATGGACTCCTTAGAAATTGGATTAAAAGGTGTTAATGTTTTCTTACAAACCGACAGAGATACACTCTATACCGTAACCAACAATCAAGGTATATACCGTTTTCGCGGAGTCGTAGGTACGGCCGCAAAACTCACCTATTCTATGTTGGGCAAAGAACGGCAATCTGCCTTTTTAACGTTATATGACCACGATCCCAATCCATTGATATTATCACCGGTAGTTTTATTATCCGGTGTATCCAGTATAGATCCGGTACATGTTCTCCGTACAGTTCCAATTGTGCATAAAGGAGATACTACGATATTCAATATGTCTGGATTTTCCTATTTGAAGCAGTCATTATTGGAGGATGTTTTACGAAGCTCTCTGCCTGGATTTAATGTGTTGCGGGATGGTACCACCTTTTACAATGGGCAAGTTATTACTTCTGTACAGGTTGATGGTAAAAAATTCTTTGGTGGAGATGTATTGACCGCTACCAGAAACTTGCCTGCCGATTATATCAAACAGATCGAAGTCATTGACCATTATGGAGATATGGCAGAAGTAAAAGGAATTAAAAATACAGAGCCAGAAAAGATCATCAATATTATCCTGCATGAAGATCGCAAAAAAATAATGTTTGGCCAAGCTACTGCTGGCGGAGGTACTAATGATCGCTATCTGGGTAGTATAGGGCTGAATAAGTTTGATCGTGGTCAGGAAGTATCTATTATAGGATCTGCAAATAATACCAATACCAGTCTTTTTACCTTCGGTTCTCCAGATGGTGCGGGAGGCAGGGCGCCTAATCTTTCAGATATCGGAGATTATGCAGATCAGGCTGATGGCCTTAACACCATCAATTCTTTTGGTGTTAATTTTTCGGATGGTATTGGAGAGCGAAGCACCCTGACGGGAAGCTATGCGTATACACAACGTAAAAATGAAACAACGGGCAATTCCTTACTTCGCTCTACTTATTCGGGCTATCAAATCACAAAAGCCGATGATTTTATCTCCACTACTGATGATCGAACTCATAAAATCAATCTGGAGATGAACTCACGTTTCAAGAACAACGATCTGCTAAAAATTACTCCAGTAGTCACCTTGAATCGATTTGTGCGAAGCAATGAACGAAAAACTTTATTGAGAAATTTTCGACTAAGAAATGATGGTGACTACAAGGATTCGTCTACAGTTTATCAGCCCAATTATCAGTTAAACACGTTGTATTCCAAACATTTTCAACATCCTAAACGGAAGTTAGTAGGTGATCTTCAGATAGGGTACAATCGACTGGATAAGGTAGAGGATGTATCGGAACGGTATGTCATTTTTGATACAACCAGTGGCCGACCGATGATAAGTCGTTTTAATCAGGCGCAATTAGTCAATCAATATGACGGGACTAAATCGGTACGCGCCGCTTTATCCTATGTGGAGCCATTCTATAACCACAGCTTGTTAGAAATTTCTCATGAGTATGATCTTACTAATATCGAAATGTCCCGCCGTGTGCGCATGCCTGGAGAAGAAGATGCTCCATTTATCGATTCACTTGGGCTAAGGTACGAGTACCTTTTCACGAGCAATCGTACAGGATTGTTGTACCAGTATGAGCCCAATAAGCGTTTTCGAGCTAATATTGGCTTTGCAGTACAACCTTTACGTCTTGCGGGAGCCGTCGCTAATGATACGTTACAATACCGGTATAATAATATTAATCTAATTCCGTCTACAGTGATCCGCTATCGCTTTAACGATGAGCTGGACTGGCAATTCACCTACAACGGACGTAATAATCAACCTAACTTTCTGCACATTGCGCCCATCCGAGACAACACAAATTCCCGTCTTATTGTGGTTGGAAATCCATTGCTTCGGGCGGAGTTCGTTAATCGCTTATCTACGATTCTCCGTAAATCTATCATGAGTAAAGGCCAATATCTTGAGCTGAATTTTGCCTATAATTTTACAAGTAATAAGATTGTAGCCTCCAAGACGGCCAACTCCGACGAAACCATACAAGAGACAACCTTTACCAATACAAGTGGCTATTACGAGCTAAAGGGCTATTATGCTTTTAATACACCAGTCTTCAATGACAAATTCAATCTGGAAACGTCGGGAAATATCGATTATTTTAATAATATCGTATTTGTCAATACGGAGCGGAGTCTGACTCGCCAGTACTTGTTTGCGCAAAATCTACAGCTACGCTATAGTTGGGACGAATACTTCGAATCCGTGTTTAATGCAAATTATTTTTTAAATCAGGCAAATTTTGAATTGCCCATACGCCAGAGAATTGCCGCTCATTCTGCGTTGTTCAGTTTAGGTGGGCGAGGTTATGTAAGCAACCGTTTTATGTTAGGAGCCGAAATGTCCCAAAAGTTCTTTCGCGGATATGTACAGGATATCACCGACGTGAGCCCAACGATCATCAATACTTATCTGGAATACTCGTTCTGGAAGAACAAGATGGCGCTATTACGATTAGAATGTTTTGATTTGCTAGACCAGAACAAAAATGTAGGTGTGGTCACCGAATATGTTGGCAACGACATTTTCGAATCGCGCAACAATCGGCTTGGACGGTATTTTATGCTGACACTGAATATGCGATTACAGCGATTGCCAAAATAA
- a CDS encoding ferritin, whose amino-acid sequence MKDLLKLKSSLAEEIENILNAQIKVEAHASALYLAMSSWCDDQGFDHAADFFARQSDEERAHMLKLFKYVGDRGGRAISPEITNVPTDFESFRGVFEQTLEQEMFVTEQFNNIADLCMKSKDYVTFNFVQWFLEEQVEEEYVARRIIELFDVIGEQGTGLWEIDRHLVKVTFDEA is encoded by the coding sequence ATGAAAGATTTATTAAAATTGAAATCTTCTTTAGCAGAAGAGATAGAAAACATATTAAACGCACAAATCAAAGTGGAGGCGCATGCATCTGCATTATACTTAGCGATGTCTAGCTGGTGTGACGATCAAGGTTTTGATCATGCAGCAGACTTTTTTGCTCGTCAATCGGATGAAGAACGTGCTCACATGCTTAAATTATTTAAATATGTTGGTGACCGTGGTGGGCGTGCTATTTCTCCAGAAATCACCAATGTACCTACAGATTTTGAATCTTTCCGCGGTGTATTTGAGCAGACTTTGGAGCAAGAAATGTTTGTGACAGAGCAGTTCAACAACATTGCAGACTTGTGTATGAAGTCTAAAGATTATGTTACCTTTAATTTCGTACAATGGTTCTTGGAAGAGCAAGTAGAGGAAGAGTATGTAGCACGTCGTATCATAGAATTATTCGATGTGATTGGCGAACAAGGTACCGGTCTTTGGGAAATTGACAGACATTTGGTTAAAGTAACATTTGACGAAGCATAG
- a CDS encoding glycoside hydrolase family 31 protein, with protein sequence MADMTSKDDKFEETGPVELQDEIHHVNNPVLDLPKIEKKYLGLVTGYTKEGHSFYFTDGKAKVEVKIFSDEIIRVRLAPEGVFLADFSYAIDTTSYGPTSYAIEDHPEAYQITTARTCCIIRKADFHISFGDADGKIINQDAKAMHWEENVDFGGYYVYCTKSAEQDEVFFGLGDKASNLNLRGHRVKNWNSDTYSYAFNQDPLYKTIPFYLGVTAGQSYGIFFDNTFKTYFDFAAEQADQTSFWSEGGELQYYYIQGPQMMDVVRRYHQLTGTHYLPPLWAIGYHQCRWSYYPEKMVRDVATEFRKRQIPCDAIYLDIDYMDGYRCFTWNTKYFPDPRKMIADLAADGFKTVVMIDPGIKVDENYWVFQEGQANNYFCRRGDDYFMEGFVWPGRCQFPDYTNPEVREWWGGLYKGLVEDGVAGFWNDMNEPAVFGRGTFPDDVRHQFDGHRGSHRKAHNIYGMQMVRATYDGLKKLYRNKRPFTITRAAYSGVQRYSSVWTGDNIATWEHLRIGLLQLQRLSVSGLSFCGTDIGGFTGNPDGELYTRWMQFGVFSPFMRVHSAGDTRDREPWSFGPEWEAICKKFIELRYQLLPYIYTAFWQQHKYGDPILRPIAMLEQHIPKNLRREEEFTFGDHILVSPVLNPGQNNKTVYLPAGKWYYYFDNTAFEGGEEHQIDTPLDEMPIFVRGGSIIPEYPVMQYTSEMKIQTLTMRLFFAEGRYDSYLYDDQGDTFGYENKEYSWKHFIVEGSSDSLKISQLVEGHYTAFHSQYKIYLIGLPSEIGSMKVDGVQAIVEKDEDGSYVLIDPGFKKIVYQK encoded by the coding sequence ATGGCAGACATGACGTCTAAAGACGATAAATTTGAAGAGACAGGCCCAGTTGAATTACAAGACGAAATTCATCACGTCAACAACCCGGTGCTTGATCTCCCAAAAATCGAAAAAAAATATCTGGGTCTGGTAACAGGCTATACCAAAGAAGGACATTCCTTTTATTTTACAGATGGGAAGGCGAAAGTAGAGGTCAAGATTTTCTCTGACGAAATAATACGGGTGCGTTTAGCTCCGGAAGGTGTTTTCTTAGCTGATTTTTCATATGCGATAGACACGACCTCCTATGGCCCAACTTCGTATGCAATAGAAGATCATCCCGAAGCTTATCAAATCACCACGGCTAGAACTTGCTGTATTATCCGAAAGGCTGATTTCCATATCTCTTTTGGAGATGCAGATGGTAAGATCATCAACCAAGATGCCAAGGCAATGCACTGGGAAGAAAACGTAGATTTTGGAGGATACTATGTGTATTGTACTAAATCAGCGGAGCAAGACGAAGTGTTTTTTGGTCTGGGCGATAAGGCTTCCAATCTCAATCTACGCGGCCATCGCGTTAAAAACTGGAATTCTGACACCTATTCCTATGCATTTAATCAAGACCCACTTTATAAAACAATACCCTTTTATCTGGGCGTAACCGCTGGGCAGTCTTACGGTATCTTCTTCGACAATACATTTAAAACCTATTTCGATTTCGCGGCCGAACAAGCCGATCAGACCAGTTTTTGGTCAGAAGGTGGGGAGCTACAATACTATTATATTCAAGGTCCGCAGATGATGGATGTGGTGCGCCGATACCATCAATTAACCGGAACGCATTATCTACCTCCGCTGTGGGCAATAGGATACCACCAATGCCGTTGGAGTTATTATCCGGAGAAGATGGTGCGCGATGTGGCGACAGAGTTCCGTAAAAGGCAGATTCCATGTGATGCCATTTACCTGGATATCGACTATATGGATGGGTATCGCTGTTTCACTTGGAATACAAAGTATTTTCCTGATCCACGTAAGATGATTGCCGATTTAGCGGCCGACGGATTTAAAACGGTAGTCATGATAGATCCCGGGATTAAGGTGGATGAAAATTATTGGGTCTTTCAGGAAGGGCAGGCTAATAATTATTTCTGTCGTCGAGGAGATGATTATTTTATGGAAGGTTTTGTGTGGCCTGGTCGCTGCCAGTTTCCAGATTATACAAACCCGGAAGTGCGTGAATGGTGGGGCGGTCTCTACAAAGGTCTGGTAGAAGATGGTGTTGCAGGCTTCTGGAATGATATGAACGAACCTGCCGTCTTTGGCAGGGGAACTTTTCCGGATGATGTGCGGCATCAGTTCGATGGTCATCGTGGATCACACCGTAAGGCACACAATATTTACGGAATGCAGATGGTGCGTGCTACCTACGATGGGTTGAAAAAGCTCTATCGCAACAAAAGACCATTCACGATTACTCGCGCGGCTTATTCTGGCGTGCAGCGCTATTCATCGGTCTGGACGGGAGATAATATTGCGACTTGGGAACATCTGCGAATCGGTTTGTTGCAGTTGCAACGGCTTTCCGTATCTGGACTTTCATTCTGCGGAACAGATATCGGTGGTTTTACAGGTAATCCAGACGGAGAATTATATACTCGATGGATGCAGTTCGGGGTATTTTCACCCTTTATGCGCGTCCATTCAGCCGGAGATACGCGTGATCGCGAGCCATGGAGTTTCGGTCCGGAATGGGAAGCTATCTGTAAGAAATTCATTGAACTCCGCTATCAACTATTACCCTATATATACACTGCCTTTTGGCAACAGCACAAATATGGCGATCCGATCTTGCGTCCGATTGCGATGCTTGAGCAGCACATTCCTAAAAATTTGCGCCGAGAAGAAGAGTTTACATTCGGAGATCATATCTTGGTTTCTCCTGTACTCAATCCAGGACAAAATAACAAAACAGTATATCTACCGGCTGGCAAATGGTATTATTATTTTGACAATACCGCTTTTGAAGGTGGTGAAGAACATCAGATTGATACGCCGTTAGATGAAATGCCAATCTTTGTTCGTGGAGGCAGCATTATTCCGGAATATCCGGTAATGCAGTATACCTCGGAAATGAAAATACAAACGTTAACAATGCGTTTGTTCTTCGCGGAAGGCCGTTACGACTCGTATCTATACGACGATCAGGGCGACACATTCGGATACGAAAATAAGGAATATTCGTGGAAGCATTTTATAGTGGAAGGGTCATCGGACTCGCTGAAGATTTCTCAATTGGTCGAAGGCCATTACACCGCTTTTCACTCTCAATACAAAATTTACCTAATCGGCCTGCCATCAGAAATAGGGAGCATGAAAGTGGATGGCGTACAAGCGATAGTTGAAAAAGACGAGGATGGATCTTATGTGCTGATCGATCCTGGCTTTAAGAAAATAGTTTATCAGAAGTAG
- a CDS encoding calcineurin-like phosphoesterase C-terminal domain-containing protein, translated as MTISNLLLSVGLCLSLTAFAQDNISGVVYDDKNHNGKIDKGEIRLPNVAVSNGQEVVTTNSNGEYTLPVGDDNVIFVIKPSGYTFPLDSNNLHQFYYIHKPKGSPEALKYAGSSPTGKLPKSLDFALHQQDESKRFNLFVFGDPQTYTEEEVAYFKQGIIQDIKAKDHIAFGLSLGDLVGDDLSLHPDYQSAVAALNLPWFNVMGNHDMNYDVTVDSLSDETFEKNFGPANFSFNYGNAHFIILDNIIYPNPETGKGYTGGFREDQLTFLANDLKLVPKEKLIVIAYHIPLFLNDKSSSHFRSADRQRLMDLLAPFPNTLSLSAHTHFQTQVYFNKEDGWNREKPHHEYNVGTTSGDWYSGEMNEQGVPVSTMRDGTPKGYVTLHIDDNTYAFDYKVAGKPKEYQISLTGAEIMSEKYVRRHNLYANFFVGTEKDTVQYRVDGGQWKDMEYAEEADPDYAFETLKYDHAKETIKEGRRPSDAVPSTHLWKVRYPKLSVGMHQIEVRAVDMFGQEHRATKSVEITH; from the coding sequence ATGACTATTTCTAATCTGCTTCTGAGTGTTGGATTATGCCTATCATTAACTGCGTTTGCACAAGATAATATATCGGGCGTGGTATACGATGATAAGAATCATAATGGTAAGATCGATAAAGGAGAAATCCGATTGCCAAACGTTGCCGTAAGCAACGGCCAGGAGGTGGTAACTACCAATAGCAATGGAGAGTATACGTTGCCTGTAGGTGATGACAATGTTATCTTTGTGATCAAACCTAGTGGATATACTTTTCCGCTGGACAGCAATAATCTGCACCAATTTTACTATATACATAAGCCAAAGGGCTCACCAGAAGCGTTGAAGTATGCGGGTTCTTCTCCAACCGGAAAGCTTCCCAAGTCGCTTGATTTTGCACTACACCAGCAGGATGAGTCTAAGCGATTCAACCTATTTGTATTTGGCGATCCTCAAACCTATACCGAAGAGGAAGTGGCTTATTTTAAGCAAGGAATTATACAAGATATTAAAGCAAAAGACCACATCGCGTTTGGTTTAAGTTTAGGGGATCTAGTGGGAGATGACCTGAGTTTGCATCCCGATTATCAATCTGCGGTAGCTGCGTTAAACTTACCCTGGTTCAATGTAATGGGTAACCACGACATGAATTATGATGTGACAGTAGACTCTCTGTCCGACGAGACTTTTGAGAAGAATTTCGGACCAGCCAATTTCTCGTTTAATTATGGAAATGCGCACTTCATCATTCTGGATAATATTATTTACCCTAACCCAGAAACGGGTAAAGGTTATACAGGCGGCTTTCGGGAAGATCAATTGACTTTTTTGGCTAATGATCTGAAATTGGTACCCAAAGAAAAATTGATTGTGATCGCCTATCATATTCCACTGTTTTTGAATGATAAATCATCTTCACATTTCCGATCAGCAGATCGCCAGCGATTAATGGATTTATTAGCTCCATTTCCGAATACGCTTTCACTTTCTGCACACACGCATTTCCAAACACAGGTCTATTTTAACAAAGAGGATGGGTGGAATAGAGAAAAGCCTCATCATGAGTACAATGTGGGCACAACGTCGGGCGATTGGTATTCGGGAGAAATGAATGAACAGGGAGTACCCGTTTCTACTATGCGCGATGGTACGCCAAAAGGATACGTAACCTTGCATATTGACGATAACACCTACGCGTTTGATTACAAAGTTGCCGGCAAACCGAAAGAATATCAAATTTCGTTAACTGGTGCGGAAATCATGTCAGAGAAATATGTAAGGCGACACAATTTGTATGCTAATTTCTTTGTAGGTACAGAAAAGGATACGGTACAATATCGCGTAGACGGTGGTCAATGGAAAGACATGGAATATGCTGAAGAAGCTGATCCAGATTATGCTTTTGAAACACTAAAGTATGATCATGCAAAAGAAACTATAAAAGAAGGCCGCCGCCCGTCAGATGCCGTTCCTTCTACACATCTCTGGAAAGTAAGATATCCTAAATTATCGGTAGGTATGCATCAAATAGAGGTACGTGCTGTCGATATGTTTGGTCAGGAGCATCGTGCCACCAAATCTGTAGAAATTACACACTAA